From the Jeongeupia sp. HS-3 genome, the window TTTTTCGCGGGCGATATCAAACTCGACGTCGCCGCAAAGCTTGCCGCTTTCCAGCCGGTTGATACCGACGTCGATGACGATCGCGCCGTCCTTGATCCACTCGCCCTTGACAAAGTTGGGGATACCGACGCCGGCGACGACGATATCGGCACCACGCACCTTGTCGGCCAGATCCTTGGTTTTGCTGTGGCAGACGGTCACCGTCGCGCGCGCCAGCAACAATTCGAGCGCCTGCGGCCGGCCGACGATATTGGAGGCGCCGACAATCACCGCATCCTTGCCGACGATGTCGATGCCGGTTTTTTCCAGCAGCGTCATCACGCCGCGCGGCGTGCACGGACGCAGCAGCGGCATTTTCAGCGCCAGACGGCCGATGTTGTACGGATGGAAACCGTCGACATCCTTGGCCGGATCGATCAGCTCGATGATCTTTTCGGCGTTCAGATGTTTGGGCAGTGGCAATTGCACCAGGATGCCGTCGACCGCGTCGTCCTTGTTCAGCGTTTCGACCAAGGCCAGCAGCTCGGCCTCGCCGGTATCGGCCGGCAGGTCGTAGGCCAGCGACGTAATACCGGCGTTTTCGCACTGCCGCTTCTTGTTGCCGACATAAACCTGGCTGGCCGGATCGCTGCCGACCAGCACCACCGCCAGCGCCGGCGCGCGCTTGCCGCTAGCAACGCGCGCATCAACACGCGCACGCACGTCGCGGATGAGTTCTTGAGAAATGGTTTTCCCGTCTAGGATCTGGGCAGACATCGGCAACTCCGGAGCAAAACTGGCTATTCAATCGGCGCATTCTCTCACTGATGCACGATTGCGCTCAATCTCCGGTCAACAGGGGGTTGACGATGCGATCAATGCCGATTATATTCTCGCTTCTGTTCGGGGCGTAGCGCAGCCTGGTAGCGCACCTGGTTTGGGACCAGGTGGTCGTGAGTTCGAATCCCACCGCCCCGACCAGACTCAACACTGTGGTATATTTCGAGTGTTGGTGGTAGTTAAAAAGCAGATCAAGCTGAAACACGGCGCCCGTAGCTCAACCGGATAGAGCAACGGCCTTCTAAGCCGTAGGTTACAGGTTCGATTCCTGTCGGGTGCGCCAAATATCCCGGCAGACGCAGTATCAGTTTCAGTGGTGGTTGTAGCTCAGTTGGTAGAGTCCAGGATTGTGATTCCTGTTGTCGTGGGTTCGAGCCCCATCAGCCACCCCAAGTTAAAAAGCCCTTGAGAAATCAAGGGCTTTTTGCTTTTCTGCGTTTGAAACATTTTGAAGCCCGATTGTGGAGCACCTCATGTTTACCTGTCTGAATACGCAGTCTTGCGACGCACAATGGAAGCCGGAAGAAGTAACAATCAAAAATGAAGGGCAAGGTGAGCTGTTTCGCTGCCCGCTGTGTGGCGCCAGAAACCCGGTGATCCGCAATGTAAAGCCCGATGGCCGCGTAATTTACAAGCAGGTGCGCCCCAGTCATTGAGCTGAATCGTGTTTGATGGTTTTACGAGCGGTGACACGGGCTGAAAACGAGGGCGATTTACGCGCTTTTCAGACCTGACCGTGTCATCGTAAAAGGCGCTCTGCGGAGCGCTTTTTTTACGTTATCGCGACCGATTTAGCGCCGCCCTGCCCCGTACTCCGCTTGATGCCTTGATCGAAAAAGTGCGGCAAGCCGTGCCCTGATGGTATGAATCGTCATGATCCGGCAGATGTTCTACGAGCCAGCCTGGTGCAAGCCATTATCATGTCGGGCACATCGGGCATTTGTGAGCTGAATTCATCGTGATTGCATTGCTGGAAGCCCAACGCGCCGGTTTGCTACGGCGGCAACACTGGTTGCCGAACATCGTTTCGGGCGCCATTGTCGGGGTCGTCGCGTTGCCGCTGGCGATGGCGTTTGCGATCGCATCGGGGGCCAAGCCGGAACATGGGCTCTACACCGCCATCGTGGCAGGGCTGCTGGTGTCCGCGTTTGGCGGCAGCCGCGTGCAGGTGGCCGGGCCCACCGGTGCTTTTATCGTCATTCTGGCCGGCATTACCGCCAAGTATGGCCTTGATGGCCTGCAGATCGCCACGCTGATGGCCGGGGTGATCCTGCTGCTGCTCGGGATGGCGCGACTGGGATCGATCATCAAGTTTATTCCAGCGCCGGTGATCGTCGGCTTTACCGCAGGGATAGGGGTGATCATCTGGGTAGGTCAGTGGAAGGATTTCTTCGGGCTCCCTGCCATTGCCGATGGGCACTTCCATCAGAAGCTGTGGTCGCTTGTCCAAGCGTTACCCCAACTGCATCCGGCCACAACCGCGCTGGCGCTGCTGTCACTCCTGCTGGTGGTGTTTTCATCCCGCATCCCGAAGCTCGAACGCATTCCCGGCCCACTGGTGGCGCTATTCGTCGCTACCCTGTTGCAGGCTTTGGTGCAATTCGATGGCGTGACCACGATAGGCAGTGCGTTTGGCGGGATTCCACAGCAGTTGCCGACACCACGCCTGCCCGATGTGAGCGTAGCCCGCGTGATCGAGCTGATCGGCCCGGCGTTCACCATTGCGATGCTGGGCGCGATCGAATCACTGCTGTCCGCGGTGGTCGCCGATGGCATGGCCGGTACGCGGCATGATTCGAATCAGGAACTGATCGGCCAGGGCATTGCCAATATCGCAGCACCGCTGTTTGGCGGCTTTGCGGCGACCGGCGCGATTGCCCGCACGGCCACGAACATCCGCAACGGCGGCACCAGCCCGATTTCGGGCATCGTGCACGCCATCACGCTGATCCTCATCATCGTGCTGCTGGCCCCCCTCGCCGTGCATGTTCCGCTGGCGGCGCTGGCGGCGATCCTGTTCGTGGTGGCGTGGAACATGAGCGAGGCTCGCCACTTTGCCAGGATGGTCCGGCGCGCACCGCGTGCGGATGTCGCCATCCTGCTGGTGACGTTTTGCCTGACCGTATTTGCCGATCTGGTCGTGGCCGTGAATATCGGGGTCATCCTCGCCACTTTGCATTTCCTGCGCCGCATGGCCAGCAGTGTTGAAGTGCGTGCCAACACCGAACAAGAGCTTCGCCAGGAACTCGCCGCCCAAGGCCTGAGCCGGCTACCGCCCGGCGTGCTGGTCTACGCGGTGGAAGGACCGTTCTTTTTTGGCGCGGTGGAAAACTTCGAGCAGGTGCTGGCCAGTACCCATACCGATCCGGGCATCCTGATCATCCGGCTGCGCTGGGTGCCTTATATCGACATCACCGGCCTGCAAATGCTGGAAGAAGTGGCCGAGGACCTGCACAAACGCGGCGTGCGCGTGATGATGTCCGGTGCGAACGAGCGTGTGCACGCCATGCTGGAAAAAGCCGGACTCATCTTGCTGATTGGCCAGAGCAATTATTTCAAAACGTTTGAAGAAGCGTTAAAACGCTGCAGCGAGCTGACCGATCAAGCCGCCGAGCGCGGGCAATGAGCGCCCATCCGCACAAATGCAAACCGAATCAGGCAATACAGTGACCGATACATCCATGGATTTTTCAGCATTACTGGCCGCCGGCGACGACAAGCAAGCCGTCATCATGCGCGGCGGCGCATTTCAGAGCCTGCATTTCGATTTGACGGCGGTGCAAAGCAAAATGGCCGTCAAAGACCCCTACCATCTGGTGCTCGGCTACACCCGAACCATGCTGTCTTTCCGGCTGTTCGTGCCCAAGCCGCGACGCATTGTCATGGTCGGGCTGGGTGGCGGCTCACTGGCAAAGTACTGCTATCGCAACTTTCCGCTCGCCCAGATGGCCGTTTGCGAGATTGATCCGCAGGTGATCGCCCTGCGGGATGACTTCCTGATTCCGCCCGATGACGCCCGTTTTCAGGTGATTTGCGGCGATGGTGCGGCCTATGTCAAAAGCTGCGCGGGGAACATCAATCTGCTGCTGATCGATGGCTTTGACGACCGGGGCATTCCCACCGCGCTGTGCAGCCAGTCTTTCTATGACAATTGCGCCGCCTCGCTGGCGCCCGAGGGCATTGCCGCTTTCAATTTGCAGGCGCAGGATACCCGCAACCCGGTACATCTGGAGCGGATATGCCGCGCCTTCGGTCAGCATGTGGTCGCGATCAAGGCGGACGACGGCGCAAATTACATCGTGCTCGCCAGCCGCAACGCATCGCTGATGAACACGCCCAAGGCCGTCCTGCTTCAGCGGGCTGCCGAGCTTGAAGCCGAATCGGATTACAAACTCGTATCGTTTGCCCGGCGCGTGATCACAAGCCGCGCTTATGCCAAGCCCGGGGATGTCTTTACCGTCGATGCCTTGTCCCGCACGCCCCCAAGGCCATAGCCGGTTTGGATTCAGCCCGCAGGGGCGCGGTATCATTCGCCCCAACGAGGAGTAAACGAATGGCGAACGAAAAACCGGCACAGCGCGCAGCAGCGACCAAACGCGTTCAACTTTATCTGGCCGTGCCCTTTGCAGAAAAGGACGCGGCCAAGGCTTTGGGCGCCCGCTGGGATGCCGAACGCAAGAAATGGTATGTGCCGCATGGCGTGGACATCGCCCCGTTCAAGCAATGGCTGGCCGCAGATGAAACCGCATCACTCGATGCCCTCTCCCCTGCGCCCACCGCCGCGCCCAAACCAAAGAAAGCAGCACCCACACCCCGCGCCCCCACCATTCCCGCCGGCTTTGTCGCCTACTCGGGTGAAACGCCGCCCTGGGAATAGGCCGGAACGCACCGGCTGTCGCAGCCAGCCACGATAGCCCATCATATTGAATACGCCCCCACCGCGAGTTGCACCGCTATGAGCACGAGTTTCTTCTGGCACGACTACGAAACCTTCGGCGTCGTCCCGCGCCGCGATCGCCCGGCGCAGTTCGCCGGCATCCGCACCGATCTGGAACTGAACGAGATCGGCGAGCCGGTCGAGCTGTTTTGCCAGCCAACGCCCGACTGGCTGCCCGATCCGCAATCGTGTCTGCTGACCGGCATCACCCCGCAGCATTGCCTGGAGCGCGGCGTGGTCGAGCGTGAGTTCGCCGCCGGCATCGAGGCCGAGCTGGCGCAGCCGGGCACCATCGGCGTCGGCTACAACACCATCCGTTTCGACGACGAAGTCACCCGCTTCCTGTTCTGGCGCAACCTGTACGAGCCGTACGCACGCGAATGGCAGAACGATTGCGGCCGCTGGGATTTGCTCGATACCGTGCGCACCACCTGGGCGCTGCGGCCCGAAGGCATCCACTGGCCGAGCCACGACGACGGCAAACCCAGTTTCAAGCTTGAAGACCTGAGCCGCGCCAACGGCCTGCTGCACGAGGCCGCGCACGATGCGGTCTCCGACGTGCGCGCGACCATTGCGCTGGCGCGGCTGATCCGCGACCGCCAGCCCAAGCTGTTCGACTTCTGCCTGAGCCTGCGCAGGAAAGACGCGGTGCTGGCGCAGATCGGCTCGACGCCGAAGCCCTTCCTGCATGTGTCGGGCATGTTCGGTACCGAGCGCGGCTGTATCGCCGCTGTCTGGCCGCTCGCCTGGCATCCGAGCAACAAGAACGAGCTGATCGTCTGGGATCTGGCGTTCGATCCGCGCGAGCTGTTCGCGCTTGACGCCGAAACGATCCGCACGCGGATGTTCAGTCGCGCCGATGCGCTGCCCGAAGGCGTGAGCCGGCTGCCGATCAAGACCATCCACATCAACAAATCGCCTATCGTCATCGGCAATCTGAAAACGCTGCAGCCGGCGCAAGCGACACGCTGGGGCATCGATTTCGCCGTGGTCGAGCAACACGCCGCGCTGCTGCAGGATGCACCGGCGCTGCCGTGGAAAGCCGTGTTCCAGCGTGATCTGGCGCCGATCGGTGACGTCGATCAGGATCTGTACGGCGGCTTTTTGTCCAACAACGACCGGCAGCGGCTGGAAGAGCTGCGCTCGCTCGACGCCAACGCCCTCGCCAGCGAGCGCCCGCGCTTTGACGATCGCCGCCTCGACGAGCTGCTGTTCCGCTACCGTGCGCGCAATTTTCCGGCGTCCTTGAATGATGCCGAGGCCGCACGCTGGCAGCGGTTGCGCTGCGAGCGCCTGTTCGAAGGCCGCGATGGCTATCGCACGCTCGAGGACTACTGCGCGCAGATCGACACGCTGGCCGAAGACGCCGACGAGCGCGGTGAAGCCATCCTTGCGGCGCTGTACGACTACGCCGAAGCCATCGCGCCCGAGGATGGCGCGTGAGGTATACGCTCAGGCAACTGGAAGTCTTCGTCGCGGTCGGCCGTTTCGAGAGCGTCTCGCGCGCGACCGAGGCGCTGAACCTGTCGCAATCGGCCACCAGCACCGCGCTGGCCGAGCTGGAAAAACAATTCGACGTGCGCCTGTTCGATCGTCACGGCAAACGCTTGCAACTGAACGAATCGGGCCGCGCACTGCTGCCACGGGCGATCGAGCTGCTCGACCGCGCCGGCGAAATCGAAAGCCTGCTCGCCGGCAAGGCCGGGCTGAACGGCTTTCGCTTCGGCGCCACGCTGACCATCGGCAACTATCTGGCTACCCTGCTGGTCGGCGAATTCATGCGCCGCCATCCGGGCTGCCGGGTGCAACTGGATGTGCACAACACCTCGACCATCTTGCGGCAGGTGGCGCATTTCGAGCTCGATTTCGGCCTGATCGAGGGCGACAACCCGAATCCGGATCTGTGCGCCGAACCGTGGGTGGCCGATGAGCTGGTGGTGTTCGCCGCGCCCGATCATCCGCTCACGCGCGAAGCGCACGTCACGGTCGAGATGCTCGCCAAACAACCGTGGATCGTCCGTGAACCGGGCTCGGGCACGCGGCAGGCGTTTGAAAGCGCCTTCCACTCGGTGCGCGCACAGATGGATGTGCGGCTGGAGCTGGAACACACCGAGGCGATCAAGCGCGCGGTCGAGGCCGGCATGGGGCTGTCGTGCATTTCACGGCTGGCGCTGAAGGAGGCGTTCCGCCGCGGCAGCCTGGTGCCGATCGAGGTCGACGATCTCAACCTCGAACGGCAGTTCCACATCGTCTGGCACAAGCAGAAATTCCACACCCCGGGCATGCAGGCGTTCATCGCGCTGTGCCGCGAGGTCAGCGCCGGCGCCACGCGCGCCGACGAGATCATCATGCGCGATGCCAACGGCCGGGAAATCGAGTACCGCTAGCCCGGCCCTTCCATCGAGCACGCGATCAGTCGAACAGCTCTTCCCAGATCGACTTGCGCTTCTTGTACGGCTTTTGATCGTAATGCTGTGGCCTGTTGTCGTAGCGGACTTCCTGCGGCCGGGGCTCGCTGTGCGGAACCTCGCGGGCGGGTACGGCATCCTGGATCTGGGCGCGTTCGATGATCTTGTCGAGCTCGCCGCGGTCGAGCCAGACACCGCGGCAGCGCGGGCAATAATCGATCTCGACGCCTTGGCGTTCGGACATTACCAGACGTTCGTCAACACAAGTCGGGCATTGCATGGTCAGACTCCTTGATCACTGCATTGAATAAGAAAGGGCAGTCGGCACCAACCGGTGCCGGCTCAGCGGCGCAACAGGCGCAAGCCGTTACCGACCACCAGCAGGCTGGCACCGACATCGGCAAACACCGCCATCCACATCGTGCCGAGGCCGGCCAGCGTCAGCGCCAGAAACACCGCCTTGATGCCGAGCGCCAGCACGATGTTCTGCACCAGGATGGCATGCGTTGCCCTGGAGAGCCGGACAAAGGCCGGCAGCTTGCGCAGATCGTCGTCCATCAGCGCCACGTCGGCGGTTTCGATCGCGGTATCGGTACCCATCGCACCCATGGCAAAGCCGATATCGGCGCGCGCCAGTGCCGGTGCATCGTTGATGCCGTCGCCAACCATCCCTACGACGCCGTTGCGGCCCAATTGTTCCACCACCGCGAGCTTATCTTCGGGCAACTGATCGCCACGCGCCTCGTCGATGCCGACCTGCGCGGCGATCGCTTCGGCGGTATGCGGATTGTCGCCGGTCAGCATCACCGTTTTCACGCCAAGCGCGTGCAGCTCGGCCACCGCCAGGCGGCTGCTTTCCTTGACGGTATCGGCGACGGCGAACAGCGCGTGCACACGCTCGTCGTCGATCAGCATCACCACGGTTTTGCCCTGGCGTTCGAGCACATCGAGTCGCGCTTCAAGCTCGGGCGAGCACCGACCCAGCTCGTGCACCAGGCGGTGGTTGCCAAGCGAATACGCCTTGCCATCAATCACACCGCGCACGCCGCGTCCCAAAATCGCCTCGAATTCGTCGACGGTATCGAGGGCAAGGCCGCTCGCGGCACGGGCCACCGCTTGCGAGACAGGGTGATCCGAACGCGCAGCCAGACTCGCGGCAATCCGCGTCGCCGACGCCAGCGCGGCGTCATTCGGCGCAATATCGGCATCGCCCCAAGGCGCCGAGTCGGTCAGTTCGGGCTTGCCGTGGGTGAGCGTGCCGGTCTTGTCGAGCGCCAGCCAAGCGAGCTTGCGGCCTTCCTCCAGATACACGCCGCCCTTGATCAGGATGCCGCGCCGCGCCGCTGCGGCAAGGCCGCTGACAATGGTCACCGGCGTCGAAATCACCAGCGCGCACGGGCAAGCGATCACCAGCAGCACCAGCGCCTTGTAGATCCACGCCAGCCATGCGCCACCCAACAGCAGCGGCGGCACGACCGCGACCAGCAATGCAATCGCGAACACAATCGGCGTGTAGACGCGGGCAAACTGGTCGACGAAACGCTGCGTCGGCGCCTTGGCGCCCTGCGCCTCCTCGACCGCGTGGATGATCCGCGCCAGCGTGGTATTCGCTGCCGCGGCGGTGACGCGGTATTCGAACGAACCGGCTTCGTTGATCGTGCCGGCGAACACCGGGTCACCCTCGCCCTTCTCGACCGGCAGGCTTTCACCGGTGATCGGCGCCTGGTTGATCGTCGACGCGCCGGCGGTAATCTCGCCGTCGAGCCCAATGCGCTCGCCCGGCTTCACCCGCACCACATCGCCGACGATCACCGCCTTCGCGGCGACATCCAGCCAGCTGCCATCGGCCTGCCTTACCGTCGCCATCTCGGGCGCCAGATCCATCAGGCCGGCGATGGCGTTGCGGGCGCGGTCGAGTGATTTGGCTTCGATCAGCTCGGCCACGGTGAACAGCACCATGACCATCGCCGCCTCGGGCCACTGACCGATCGCCAGCGCGCCGGTCACGGCGATACTCATCAGCGCATTGATATTGAGGTTGCCGTTGCGAATCGCAATCCAGCCCTTCTTGTAGGTGGTCAGCCCGCACGCCAGCACCGCGGCAATCGCCAGAGCCGCGGCCATCCACGTCGGCAAGCCGGCCCATTCGATCGCCTCGGCGCCGATCGCCAGCACGCCGGCCAGCGCCAGCGGCCACCACGGTTTTTTTACCGCCGGCGCCGGTGCGACACCGGCCTCGGGCAGTTCGGGCGTGAAGCCGAGCGAGCGGATCGCGTTCAGCACCGCTGCTAGCGCATCCGGCGCGTGAACGACGGTGAGCACGCGCTGCATCAGGTTGAACTCAAGACCGTGCACCGCCTTCATGCCGCCGAGCTTCTTGCGGATCAGCGCTTCTTCGGTCGGGCAATCCATCTCGCCGATGCGGATGTACGTGGTCACGCCGTCGGCACCGGCGACGCTCGCCGGCAGCGGCTGCAGCACGGCAGCCGGCGCGCAGCACGATGCCCCGTGGTCGTGGTCGTGGTCGTGGTCGTGGTCGTGGTCGTGGCGATGCTCGGCCACCTTGCGGTAGCGGCTCGCCGGTTTCGATGCGCCGTCTGTTGCACCGGCCGTCGGCTTTTGGTCGTGATCGTGGTCGCAGCAGCTGGACATGGTGGACTCCGTTTGCGGTATAAACGTAGTACACACCCTGAAGCCACTACAAGGTCAAGCGATGAAAATCGGCGAACTGGCGCAAGCGGCGCAATGCAGCGTCGAGACCGTGCGCTACTACGAAAAGGAAGGCCTGCTGCCGGCGGCCGAACGCACCGCAAGTAACTACCGCAGCTACGGCCCAGCACACGCCGAGCGGCTGCGCTTTATCCGCAACTGCCGTGCGCTGGATATGACGCAGGACGAAATCCGCACCCTGCTCGGCTTCGTCGACGACCCGGCGGCCGGCTGCGGCGCGGTCAACGACCTGGTCGACGAACACCTCGGCCATGTGCAGGCCCGAATCGCCGAGCTGATGGAGCTGGAAAAACAACTGACCACGCTGCGGCACCGCTGCAACGGCGAGTTTCCGGTCGATGCCTGCGGGATTGTGCAGGGCTTGAGCGAGATGGAGACCGAGGCTAAGCCGGCGCATCGGCATACGCATTTGGGTTAGCCCCGACTTCAACAGCATTAGCGCCTTTGGCGCAGTGTTTTGAGATGCCGGTTCCGCCCGGCTGGCGGGTTCTTTTCTTGCTTCGCCAAGAAAAGGAACCAAAAGAAGGCGACCCCGCATCCGCGCCCGCTTCGCGGGTGCCCTGCGCTGCTCACCCGTCACGGCGGGAATCGCAAACTCGCTGCGCTCAAACAGCGATCCCCGACAGCCCCGTGCCGGGCTGTGCTGCTCGGCGCTTCTGAGGGGATCGGGGCGGTATGCAAGCGGCAGCGACCACATACGCAGCAAACCGGTTGTGGCGAAAAGCGCGCCGATTTTCACCCCGTTCGCCAGCGCCGAGGAGTGGAGCGAGACAAGCGGTTTCATTGCTTGGCTCGCGACCGATCGAGGGTAGCCCGGAGGGCCGCAGGGCGCGGGTCGCCTTTGGGGTGAAGGGGGCTTTGGCGAGACAAAGCTCCCTTCCCGTCCGCGCGGCGGAACGCGCGTGTAAAGCTTTTACTCGCGCCGCAGGCGCTAATCCCCAATCCCTTGAAACCCAACCTCCAATTCCAGCACACCATGAAAAACGGCCCCGAAGGGCCGTTTGTTTCATCGAAGCACGAATGCCACGTCGTTTACTTCTCGACGAAAGCACGCTCGATCACGTAATCGCCGGGCTGGCCGATCCGCTTGCTGACCTGGAAACCACGCTCGTCCAGCAGACGGCAGGTGTCTTCCAGCATCGCCGGGCTGCCGCACAGCATCGCACGATCGGTTTCCGGGTTGAACGGCGGCAGGCCGATATCTTCGAACAGCTTGCCCGACTCGACCAACTCGGTCAGACGGCCCTGGTTGCGGAACGGCTCGCGCGTCACGCTCGGGTAGTAAATCAGCTTGTTGCGCACTTCTTCGCCGAAGAACTCGTTGTTCGGCAACTCGTTCTGGATGAAGTCGGCGTAGGCCAACTCCGACACGGTACGCACGCCGTGGAACAGCACGATCTTGTCGAACTGCTCGTACGCTTCCGGGTCCTGGATCAGCGACATGAACGGCGCCAGGCCGGTGCCGGTGCTGAGGTAATACAGCGTCTTGCCCGGCTTGAGGTCGGACAGCACCAGCGTGCCGGTCGGCTTGCGGCTGATCAGGATATCGTCGCCGACCTTGATTTTCTGCAGCTCGGACGTCAGCGGGCCGTTTTGCACCTTGATGCTGAAGAATTCAAGATGTTCTTCATAGTTGGCGCTGGCAACCGAATAGGCGCGCATCACCTTCTTGCCGTTGATCTCAAGGCCGATCATCACGAACTGGCCGTTCTCGAACTTCAGACCCGGATCGCGCGTGGTCTTGAAGCTGAACAAGGTGTCGTTCCAGTGATGGACCGAAAGGATTTTTTCAGTGGCGTAGGTGCTCATTATTATTGTTCCAGTGCTTTGGTAAGTTGCGGGACGGCGTCGAACAGGTCGGCAACGAGGCCGAAATCGGCGACCTGGAAGATCGCGGCGTCCGGGTCATGGTTGATCGCGACGATGACCTGGCTATCCTTCATGCCGGCCAGATGCTGCTGCGCACCCGAGATACCGGCGGCAATATACAGCTCTGGCGCGACCACGGTACCGGTTTGGCCAACTTGCTGCTCGTTCGGCGCAAACCCGGCATCGACCGCGGCACGGGTGGCACCGATGGCGCCACCGAGCTTGTCGGCCAGCGGGCCGAGCAGTTCCTCGAAGCGCTCGCCAAACGAGCGGCCACCCGCAACCACCACGCGGGCCGAAGCCAGCTCGGGACGATCGGAAGCATTTCTGGATTCGGACACCCAGCGCACACGGGTATCGGCGGCCGGCGCAGCCAGCGATTCGATGGCGGCGGCGCTGGCGGCTTCGGCGGCGGCCGGGAAGCTGGTTGCGCGCACGGTAACGACTTGAATCGCATCGCTGCTTTCGACCGTCGCCAACAGGTTGCCGGCGTAAATCGGCCGCACATAGGTCGACGGTGCGGTAATTTCGACCGCGTCGGCGATCATCGCCACGTCCAGCAGGCCGGCGACGCGCGGCAGCACATCCTTGGCCAAGGTCGTATGCGGTGCCAGGATCACCTGGAAGTCGCCGGCGAGCGATTTGATGATGTTGGCAACGTCGGCCGCCAGCGGATGCGCCAGGTGCGCGGCATCGACGCGCAACACCTTCGCCACGCCGTCGAGCTTGGCGGCTTGCTCGGCCACGCTAGCGGTAGCGCTACCGACCACCAGCACATGAATCGGTGCGCTCCATGCCTTGGCTGCACCGATAGCACGGCGCGTTGCCGCCTTGAGTTGACGGCCGTCGTGATCGGCCAGAATCAGTACGCTCATGACAGCACCCCCGAGGCACGCAGTTTTTCAACGAGCTCGGCGACGCTGCCGACCTTGATACCCGCCTTGCGTTGCGCCGGCGCGGCGACCTTGAGACGCTTGATGCGCGGCGCGAAATCGGCACCGGTCTCGCTGCCAGCGAGCGTTTCGATCGGCTTTTTCTTCGCCATCATCAAGTTGGGCAGTTTGACGAAGCGCGGCGCGTTCAGGCGCAGATCGCAGGTCACCACCGCCGGCAGGGTCAGGGCAATGGTTTCAACGCCACCGTCGACTTCACGGGTCACCACGGCCTCGTTGCCTTCGACCTTCAACTCGGACGCGAAGGTCGCTTGCGGCCAGTCGAGCAGCGCGGCGAGCATCTGGCCGGCTTGGCCAGCGTCGTTGTCGATCGCCTGCTTACCGACGAGTACCAGACCCGGCTGTTCGCACTCGACCACGGCCTTGAGCAGCTTGGCGACCGCCAGCGGCTGCAGAAAGACGCCACCGGTCTCGACCACCAGCGCCCGATCGACGCCCATCGCCAGCGCATGGCGCAGCGCTTCGGGGCTGGCGGCACTGCCGAGACTGACGGCGACGATCTCGGTCACCACGCCCTTTTCCTTCAGGCGCAGCGCTTCTTCGACGGCAATTTCGTCGAAGGGGTTAATATTCATGCGTACACCGTCGAGCTCGACGTCACTGCCATCCGGCTTGGCGCGAACGGGGACGTTGTGGTCGACGACGCGTTTGACGGCGACAAGAACTTTCACTGGGCACTCCTTGTGTTTGCCCGACATTTTATTCGGCATTAAAATATCAGTTAATCGGATTATTTATATATTTTATATCCGTTACTTAGATATGCGAATGGGTAATTAATGCAACGCGACGAAATGGAATACGACGTTGTGATCGTCGGCGCCGGCCCAGCAGGCCTGGCCGCGGCGATCCGTCTCAAACAACGCTCGCCCGACGTGAGCGTCTGCGTGCTCGAAAAAGGCCCGGAAGTCGGCGCCCACCTGCTCTCCGGTGCGGTGATCGACCCGCGTGCGCTCGACGAATTGCTCCCCGAGTGGCGAAAAGCGCCGCTGAAACTGCGCACGCCGGTCACGCATGAAGAGATGCTGTGGCTGAAACAGTCCGAAGCCGAGACGCTGCCGCATGCGCTACTGCCGAAAATGCTCAAG encodes:
- a CDS encoding heavy metal translocating P-type ATPase, with amino-acid sequence MSSCCDHDHDQKPTAGATDGASKPASRYRKVAEHRHDHDHDHDHDHDHGASCCAPAAVLQPLPASVAGADGVTTYIRIGEMDCPTEEALIRKKLGGMKAVHGLEFNLMQRVLTVVHAPDALAAVLNAIRSLGFTPELPEAGVAPAPAVKKPWWPLALAGVLAIGAEAIEWAGLPTWMAAALAIAAVLACGLTTYKKGWIAIRNGNLNINALMSIAVTGALAIGQWPEAAMVMVLFTVAELIEAKSLDRARNAIAGLMDLAPEMATVRQADGSWLDVAAKAVIVGDVVRVKPGERIGLDGEITAGASTINQAPITGESLPVEKGEGDPVFAGTINEAGSFEYRVTAAAANTTLARIIHAVEEAQGAKAPTQRFVDQFARVYTPIVFAIALLVAVVPPLLLGGAWLAWIYKALVLLVIACPCALVISTPVTIVSGLAAAARRGILIKGGVYLEEGRKLAWLALDKTGTLTHGKPELTDSAPWGDADIAPNDAALASATRIAASLAARSDHPVSQAVARAASGLALDTVDEFEAILGRGVRGVIDGKAYSLGNHRLVHELGRCSPELEARLDVLERQGKTVVMLIDDERVHALFAVADTVKESSRLAVAELHALGVKTVMLTGDNPHTAEAIAAQVGIDEARGDQLPEDKLAVVEQLGRNGVVGMVGDGINDAPALARADIGFAMGAMGTDTAIETADVALMDDDLRKLPAFVRLSRATHAILVQNIVLALGIKAVFLALTLAGLGTMWMAVFADVGASLLVVGNGLRLLRR
- the cadR gene encoding Cd(II)/Pb(II)-responsive transcriptional regulator, whose translation is MKIGELAQAAQCSVETVRYYEKEGLLPAAERTASNYRSYGPAHAERLRFIRNCRALDMTQDEIRTLLGFVDDPAAGCGAVNDLVDEHLGHVQARIAELMELEKQLTTLRHRCNGEFPVDACGIVQGLSEMETEAKPAHRHTHLG
- a CDS encoding ferredoxin--NADP reductase; its protein translation is MSTYATEKILSVHHWNDTLFSFKTTRDPGLKFENGQFVMIGLEINGKKVMRAYSVASANYEEHLEFFSIKVQNGPLTSELQKIKVGDDILISRKPTGTLVLSDLKPGKTLYYLSTGTGLAPFMSLIQDPEAYEQFDKIVLFHGVRTVSELAYADFIQNELPNNEFFGEEVRNKLIYYPSVTREPFRNQGRLTELVESGKLFEDIGLPPFNPETDRAMLCGSPAMLEDTCRLLDERGFQVSKRIGQPGDYVIERAFVEK
- a CDS encoding electron transfer flavoprotein subunit alpha/FixB family protein, which produces MSVLILADHDGRQLKAATRRAIGAAKAWSAPIHVLVVGSATASVAEQAAKLDGVAKVLRVDAAHLAHPLAADVANIIKSLAGDFQVILAPHTTLAKDVLPRVAGLLDVAMIADAVEITAPSTYVRPIYAGNLLATVESSDAIQVVTVRATSFPAAAEAASAAAIESLAAPAADTRVRWVSESRNASDRPELASARVVVAGGRSFGERFEELLGPLADKLGGAIGATRAAVDAGFAPNEQQVGQTGTVVAPELYIAAGISGAQQHLAGMKDSQVIVAINHDPDAAIFQVADFGLVADLFDAVPQLTKALEQ
- a CDS encoding electron transfer flavoprotein subunit beta/FixA family protein; this translates as MKVLVAVKRVVDHNVPVRAKPDGSDVELDGVRMNINPFDEIAVEEALRLKEKGVVTEIVAVSLGSAASPEALRHALAMGVDRALVVETGGVFLQPLAVAKLLKAVVECEQPGLVLVGKQAIDNDAGQAGQMLAALLDWPQATFASELKVEGNEAVVTREVDGGVETIALTLPAVVTCDLRLNAPRFVKLPNLMMAKKKPIETLAGSETGADFAPRIKRLKVAAPAQRKAGIKVGSVAELVEKLRASGVLS